The proteins below come from a single Deinococcus radiodurans R1 = ATCC 13939 = DSM 20539 genomic window:
- the pxpB gene encoding 5-oxoprolinase subunit PxpB — MTRHVQALYHRPATKEAQLALPALAEALLAAGLPGVVDAVPAYRSLYVEYDPEGTSADELRAWLAQVSVEGTAQAQREIKLPVVYDGADLPEVAAHAGLSVAEVIELHSEPTYRVRALGFVAGFPFMETTPELLQVPRRATPRAAVPPHSLAVANAQTGIYPVTAPGGWNLLGRTLVPVYDPHRAEPFLLRPGDTVRFVPQADGEPLAEPSPRLLWPDTPAFPAARS; from the coding sequence ATGACACGGCACGTACAAGCGCTCTATCACCGCCCGGCAACCAAGGAGGCGCAGCTCGCCCTACCCGCGCTGGCGGAGGCGCTGCTCGCGGCGGGGCTGCCGGGGGTGGTGGACGCCGTGCCCGCTTACCGCTCGCTTTACGTGGAATACGACCCGGAGGGGACGAGCGCGGATGAGCTGCGGGCGTGGCTGGCGCAGGTATCGGTGGAGGGAACAGCCCAAGCCCAACGGGAAATAAAACTGCCTGTCGTCTACGACGGCGCCGATTTGCCCGAGGTCGCCGCGCACGCGGGCCTGAGCGTGGCCGAGGTGATTGAGCTGCACTCGGAGCCGACTTACCGGGTGCGGGCGCTCGGCTTCGTTGCGGGCTTTCCCTTCATGGAAACGACGCCGGAGCTGCTGCAAGTGCCGCGCCGGGCCACTCCCCGCGCCGCTGTGCCCCCGCACTCACTGGCGGTGGCGAACGCGCAGACTGGCATCTATCCGGTGACGGCGCCGGGCGGCTGGAACCTGCTGGGGCGCACGCTGGTGCCTGTGTACGATCCGCACCGCGCCGAGCCTTTTTTGCTGCGGCCCGGTGATACGGTGCGCTTTGTGCCGCAGGCGGACGGAGAACCCCTCGCGGAGCCGTCGCCCCGGCTGCTGTGGCCCGACACGCCCGCCTTTCCCGCTGCGCGTTCATAA
- a CDS encoding MG2 domain-containing protein → MLGAVVVRVTDLNLVSVATPGRVQVWATRLGSGAPVPNVQLSALAVKYDWQDGSRVVSRRTLAPVRTDAQGLATFSLRDGEQLSVRGQVTLGGQPHSAQLGRTENELWTGVAERARALIQTDKPVYRPGETLRGFAVLRRLGAGTRLPYTGPVTVRLRAGYPDATLAQLTVKPDADGLVRFSLPLPQDVKIGGYSLEVELPAAPSASNPNPEPDVSQVPVEVRAFVKPLFTLDLSGPQEVVSGTPLTLSARGELYQGGPANVQAEAFMVDGYASDELYPDYDAGDNGLRYQDLNSDEVYGENAAPGIDPKRRPDQTLTLRGGRATLPLKLQAKNGQPTRYAVALRARDEYGRDVWARRPVTVYPAAIKFVQPRVEGAERRRVSVAVQQVGSGKALAGRRVQAEVVRVFYVTQPDGKSVRREQRISQSVLTSDAAGRVTLNVTLTPGQEGGYVARLSTQDSAGRTARASLDIGSVYKSGAERQAPTLVLSPERSRYQPGDTARLTLNTDLPVGTPLLLSVNAEDRGQVKLIQVTGPTMTLTWPVTAALGPAFSVSAVAVRGGQTAQAFSGELLVPRFDQRLDVQVTAGSEVKPGAEVTFTVRTSRGGQPASALVTLAAVHESVYAVVGDPTPNPWRFLWGATTPQFEIRSSSSQADDGRGGGGGSEAVFYRSDLREVAAFQAVRTDAQGTAKVTVRMPEGLGSYRLSARAFTRTGAAGEARGEQRVGLPFAVRLIRPRVLTAGDTGSVAVSAADRTGQGGNVTLTLGANGQTQTANSPLQGGSATRLFSIKAPQDAQALTLTASAQRGANGERDGLRETVPVRPAGARQLLSGSGSVGADKAGGNASVSLKWPQEAQPESLTLDLAATPLQLALTGLDAALADPADRWVTTDALSARLSSNLDLAALAGPFGWPEVRTRALAQARRDLASLLALRGSDGWGWTEGSPASAEMTARALDALVQAKGAGLTDAVTLQVVRQQAELLLKKSPNSPVLAAGWRGLGPPLRPCDWPAPG, encoded by the coding sequence GTGCTGGGAGCCGTGGTGGTGCGGGTCACCGACCTCAACCTGGTCAGCGTGGCGACGCCGGGGCGGGTACAGGTCTGGGCCACCCGGTTGGGCAGCGGCGCGCCTGTGCCGAATGTTCAGCTCAGCGCGCTGGCCGTCAAGTACGACTGGCAAGACGGGAGCCGCGTGGTCAGCCGCCGCACGCTGGCACCCGTTCGCACCGACGCTCAGGGCCTGGCGACTTTTTCTTTACGTGACGGCGAGCAGCTCAGCGTGCGCGGCCAAGTGACGCTGGGCGGACAGCCCCACAGCGCGCAGCTCGGCAGGACGGAAAACGAATTGTGGACCGGCGTCGCCGAGCGGGCGCGTGCCCTGATTCAGACCGACAAACCGGTTTACCGCCCCGGTGAGACGCTGCGGGGCTTCGCAGTGCTGCGTCGTCTGGGCGCGGGCACCCGGCTGCCGTACACCGGGCCGGTCACGGTGCGGCTGCGGGCCGGCTACCCCGACGCCACCCTCGCTCAGCTGACGGTGAAGCCCGATGCCGACGGGCTGGTGCGCTTTTCGCTGCCGCTGCCGCAGGACGTGAAGATCGGCGGGTATTCGCTGGAAGTCGAGCTGCCCGCCGCGCCGAGCGCCAGCAACCCCAACCCGGAGCCGGACGTGAGCCAGGTGCCGGTGGAAGTGCGGGCCTTCGTCAAACCGCTGTTTACCCTTGACCTCAGCGGGCCGCAGGAAGTCGTGAGCGGCACCCCCTTGACGCTGAGCGCCCGCGGCGAGCTGTATCAGGGCGGCCCGGCCAACGTGCAGGCCGAGGCGTTCATGGTGGATGGTTACGCGAGCGACGAACTGTACCCCGACTATGACGCGGGCGATAACGGGCTGCGGTATCAGGACCTGAACTCCGACGAGGTCTACGGCGAGAACGCGGCACCGGGCATTGACCCCAAGCGCCGGCCCGACCAGACCCTGACCCTGCGGGGAGGCCGCGCCACGCTGCCGCTTAAGCTGCAAGCCAAGAACGGTCAGCCTACCCGCTATGCCGTGGCGCTGCGGGCACGCGACGAGTACGGGCGCGACGTGTGGGCCAGGCGCCCGGTCACGGTGTATCCCGCTGCCATCAAGTTCGTGCAACCCAGGGTGGAGGGCGCTGAGCGCCGCCGCGTCAGCGTGGCCGTGCAGCAGGTGGGCAGCGGCAAGGCGCTCGCCGGGCGCCGGGTGCAGGCCGAGGTGGTGCGGGTGTTCTACGTCACGCAGCCGGACGGCAAGTCGGTGCGGCGCGAGCAGCGCATTTCGCAAAGTGTCCTGACCAGCGACGCAGCGGGTCGAGTAACCCTGAACGTCACCCTGACACCGGGACAGGAAGGCGGCTATGTGGCTCGGCTCAGCACCCAGGACAGTGCCGGGCGCACCGCGCGGGCCTCGCTGGATATAGGGTCAGTGTATAAATCTGGAGCGGAACGTCAGGCGCCGACCCTCGTGCTCAGCCCCGAGCGCTCCCGCTACCAACCGGGCGACACGGCGCGGCTGACCCTGAACACCGACCTGCCCGTCGGCACCCCGCTGCTGCTGAGCGTCAACGCCGAGGACCGGGGGCAGGTCAAACTCATTCAGGTCACTGGGCCGACCATGACGCTGACCTGGCCGGTGACGGCGGCCCTCGGCCCGGCCTTCAGTGTCAGCGCTGTGGCGGTGCGCGGGGGCCAGACGGCGCAGGCCTTCAGCGGCGAGTTGCTGGTGCCCCGGTTCGACCAACGGCTCGACGTGCAAGTCACGGCGGGCAGCGAGGTCAAACCCGGCGCCGAGGTCACCTTCACCGTTCGCACGAGTCGCGGTGGGCAGCCAGCCTCCGCTCTGGTCACACTGGCGGCGGTTCACGAATCGGTGTACGCGGTGGTGGGCGACCCCACGCCGAATCCCTGGCGCTTCCTGTGGGGCGCCACCACGCCGCAGTTCGAAATCCGCTCGTCGTCCAGTCAGGCTGACGACGGACGCGGCGGGGGCGGCGGCAGCGAAGCCGTCTTTTACCGCAGCGACCTGCGCGAGGTGGCCGCTTTTCAAGCGGTGCGGACCGACGCCCAGGGCACCGCGAAGGTGACGGTGCGGATGCCCGAGGGGCTGGGTAGCTACCGCCTGAGCGCGCGGGCTTTCACCCGCACGGGCGCGGCGGGCGAGGCGCGGGGCGAGCAGCGCGTCGGCCTGCCCTTCGCGGTGCGGCTGATTCGGCCCCGAGTGCTCACGGCGGGCGACACCGGCAGCGTGGCCGTCAGTGCCGCCGACCGCACCGGCCAGGGCGGCAACGTCACGCTGACGTTGGGGGCGAACGGACAGACCCAAACGGCCAACTCACCGTTGCAAGGCGGCTCGGCCACCCGTCTTTTCAGCATAAAAGCGCCGCAGGACGCACAGGCCCTGACCCTCACCGCCAGTGCCCAACGCGGCGCCAACGGCGAGCGCGACGGCCTGCGCGAAACCGTGCCGGTGCGCCCCGCCGGAGCGCGGCAACTGCTGTCGGGGTCCGGATCGGTGGGCGCGGACAAGGCTGGGGGCAACGCCAGCGTCTCGCTGAAGTGGCCGCAAGAAGCCCAGCCTGAGAGCCTCACCCTCGACCTCGCCGCCACGCCGCTGCAACTGGCGCTCACAGGGCTGGACGCCGCGCTCGCCGACCCTGCCGACCGCTGGGTCACCACCGACGCGCTGAGCGCCCGGCTGAGCAGCAACCTCGACCTCGCCGCGCTCGCTGGACCCTTCGGCTGGCCCGAGGTGCGCACGCGGGCGCTGGCCCAGGCCCGGCGCGACCTCGCCAGCCTGCTGGCCCTGCGCGGCAGCGACGGCTGGGGCTGGACCGAAGGCAGCCCGGCGAGCGCCGAGATGACCGCCCGCGCCCTCGACGCTCTGGTTCAGGCCAAGGGCGCGGGCCTGACCGACGCAGTCACCCTGCAAGTGGTGCGGCAACAGGCCGAACTGCTGCTGAAAAAATCGCCTAACTCGCCCGTGCTCGCTGCCGGCTGGCGCGGGCTGGGGCCCCCGCTGCGGCCCTGCGACTGGCCCGCGCCGGGATGA
- the ftsH gene encoding ATP-dependent zinc metalloprotease FtsH produces MKRLNPWIIVLLVLGLFLMFTNLPGSGRYTVNYNEFKSLLNQGRIERVTVREDVATVLLKERGQVSVITPQGQATKDGVESLIVRLPGNQATPDSGLIPQLEAKGVDYRFEAPSQWFAILINFLPLILLFGMMYFFFARSQGGQGGVMQFGQSKAKKYGKENRVPTKFTDVAGHEEAKRELIEVVDFLKNPAKYHQIGAEIPKGVLLVGPPGTGKTLLARAVAGEADVPFFSVSASEFMEMFVGVGASRVRTLFEDARKSAPAIIFIDEIDSIGRKRGAGIGGGHDEREQTLNQILSEMDGFDKSSSVIVLGATNRPDVLDPALLRPGRFDRQVTIDLPNLKEREAILKVHLRNKPLGEGVDVPEIAKSTPYFSGADLKNITNEAALEAARVGKTKIDMSDFYRALDKITLGLENSSLTISEPEKRAIAFHEAGHAVTAAVIPGSDKLQKVSIIPRGRALGAAFYLPEEQVLMSKERLENQLVVALGGRAAEEVFVGTITSGAADDFRKATNIARKMVLEWGMGENFRNMALQTDGGGPVFLGEDMGKPKMFSEHTAQLVDEDVKRILAAAYERSRQIVSDYKQAMQEVADALLTHELITGDVVRDAVARVGGQSVAVAPAPTV; encoded by the coding sequence TTGAAGCGGCTCAATCCCTGGATCATCGTGCTCCTCGTGCTCGGCCTGTTCCTGATGTTCACGAACCTGCCCGGCAGTGGGCGCTATACCGTCAACTACAACGAATTCAAGTCACTGCTGAACCAGGGCCGCATCGAGCGCGTCACCGTGCGCGAGGACGTGGCGACCGTGCTGCTCAAGGAGCGCGGCCAAGTCAGCGTCATCACCCCGCAGGGTCAGGCCACCAAGGACGGCGTCGAGAGCCTGATCGTGCGCCTGCCCGGCAACCAGGCCACGCCTGACTCCGGCCTGATTCCCCAGCTCGAAGCCAAGGGCGTGGACTACCGCTTTGAGGCGCCGAGCCAGTGGTTCGCCATCCTCATCAACTTCCTGCCGCTCATCTTGCTGTTCGGGATGATGTACTTCTTCTTTGCCCGCTCGCAGGGCGGTCAGGGCGGCGTCATGCAGTTCGGCCAGAGCAAGGCCAAGAAGTACGGCAAGGAAAACCGCGTGCCCACCAAGTTCACCGACGTGGCCGGGCACGAGGAAGCCAAGCGCGAGCTGATCGAAGTCGTGGACTTCCTGAAAAACCCGGCCAAGTACCACCAGATCGGCGCCGAGATTCCCAAGGGCGTGCTGCTTGTGGGCCCTCCCGGGACGGGCAAAACGCTGCTCGCCCGCGCTGTAGCCGGTGAAGCCGACGTGCCCTTCTTCTCGGTGAGCGCCTCGGAATTCATGGAAATGTTCGTGGGCGTGGGCGCCAGCCGTGTGCGCACCCTGTTCGAGGACGCCCGCAAGAGTGCGCCGGCCATCATCTTCATCGACGAAATCGACTCCATCGGGCGCAAGCGCGGTGCGGGTATCGGCGGCGGGCACGACGAGCGCGAGCAGACGCTCAACCAAATCCTCTCGGAAATGGACGGCTTCGACAAGTCGAGCAGCGTGATCGTGCTCGGCGCGACCAACCGCCCCGACGTGCTCGACCCCGCGCTGCTGCGTCCGGGACGCTTCGACCGTCAGGTGACGATCGACCTGCCCAACCTCAAGGAACGTGAGGCCATCCTCAAGGTGCACCTGCGCAACAAGCCGCTCGGTGAGGGCGTGGACGTGCCCGAAATCGCCAAGAGCACGCCTTACTTCTCGGGCGCCGACCTCAAGAACATCACCAACGAAGCCGCGCTCGAAGCCGCCCGCGTGGGCAAGACCAAGATCGATATGAGCGACTTTTACCGGGCGCTCGACAAGATCACCCTGGGCCTGGAAAACAGCTCGCTCACCATCAGCGAACCCGAAAAGCGCGCCATCGCCTTCCACGAGGCCGGGCACGCCGTGACCGCCGCCGTGATTCCGGGCAGCGACAAGCTGCAAAAGGTCAGCATCATCCCGCGTGGCCGGGCACTCGGCGCCGCCTTCTATCTGCCCGAAGAGCAAGTGCTGATGAGCAAGGAACGGCTGGAAAACCAGCTCGTCGTGGCACTCGGGGGCCGCGCCGCCGAAGAAGTCTTCGTGGGCACCATAACGAGCGGGGCCGCCGACGACTTCCGCAAGGCGACCAACATCGCCCGCAAGATGGTGCTGGAATGGGGCATGGGCGAGAACTTCCGCAACATGGCGCTGCAAACCGACGGCGGCGGTCCGGTGTTCCTCGGCGAGGACATGGGCAAGCCCAAGATGTTCTCCGAGCACACCGCGCAACTCGTAGACGAAGATGTCAAGCGCATCCTCGCCGCCGCTTACGAGCGCTCGCGCCAGATCGTCTCCGACTACAAGCAGGCGATGCAGGAAGTGGCCGACGCCCTGCTCACCCACGAACTCATCACCGGCGACGTGGTGCGCGACGCCGTGGCGCGGGTGGGCGGCCAGTCGGTGGCCGTGGCGCCTGCTCCGACCGTCTAA
- the hpaI gene encoding 4-hydroxy-2-oxoheptanedioate aldolase produces MPQPMKLDPLSNTFKHALAGGRPQIGLWLGLADPYCAEICAGAGFDWLLIDGEHAPNDVRSTLAQLQALAAYPVAPVVRPPVGDTHLIKQYLDLGVQTLLVPMVDTPEQARQLVQATRYPPQGIRGVGSALARASRWNAVPDYLTRANDEICLLVQVESRLGLENLDEIAAVEGVDGVFIGPADLSASLGHLGHPGHPDVAQAIEDALRRIVGAGKAAGILSADERLARHYLALGATFVAVGVDTTLLARAARTLAASFKDKSREEAEPEPQGGSVY; encoded by the coding sequence ATGCCGCAACCGATGAAGCTGGACCCGCTGAGCAACACCTTCAAGCACGCGCTGGCCGGGGGACGGCCCCAGATCGGTTTGTGGCTGGGCTTGGCCGACCCCTACTGCGCCGAAATCTGCGCTGGGGCGGGCTTCGACTGGCTGCTGATCGACGGCGAGCACGCGCCCAACGATGTCCGCAGCACGCTGGCGCAATTGCAGGCGCTGGCAGCTTATCCCGTCGCTCCCGTCGTGCGGCCCCCGGTGGGCGACACGCACCTCATCAAGCAGTACCTCGACCTCGGCGTGCAGACGCTGCTCGTGCCGATGGTGGACACGCCGGAGCAGGCGCGGCAGCTGGTGCAGGCGACCCGCTATCCGCCGCAGGGCATTCGCGGGGTGGGCAGCGCCTTGGCCCGCGCCTCGCGCTGGAACGCGGTGCCCGACTACCTTACGCGGGCGAACGACGAAATCTGCTTGCTGGTGCAGGTCGAGTCGCGCCTGGGGCTGGAAAATTTGGACGAAATTGCAGCGGTAGAAGGCGTAGACGGCGTGTTCATCGGCCCCGCTGACCTCAGCGCCAGCCTGGGGCACCTGGGCCACCCCGGACATCCCGACGTGGCACAGGCCATTGAGGACGCTCTGCGACGCATTGTGGGTGCGGGCAAGGCGGCGGGCATCCTCAGCGCCGACGAGCGGCTGGCGCGGCATTATCTGGCCCTCGGCGCGACCTTCGTGGCGGTGGGGGTGGACACCACGTTGCTCGCCCGCGCAGCCCGGACGCTGGCGGCGAGTTTCAAGGACAAAAGCCGTGAGGAGGCTGAGCCGGAGCCGCAGGGCGGCAGCGTGTATTAA
- a CDS encoding glycosyltransferase yields the protein MLERRIVVAVPARDEGAGVVATLRALAAQEGAPPFQTLLLVNNSRDDTAAQARAFARQMPGFRLQVEEVALPPREANVVGARRAALDWAAALAGSDGIIVSTDADTQAAPDWLAALVQPLCANRAVQASAGRILLRATERAALPEPVRRTYLLDTGYRDAASRLRARVLPDPFDPAPRHWQHFGASLALRVSAYRAVGGVPQVPCLEDLALVRALARADLPLRHTPRARVYTSARLCGRVPVGLSTQLGEWARGPQHWRVPGGAEVLRLAQAEAALRRSWQARRLAPKLTAQWLTSEAALGAALHAPRWGLALERAHEVREAEGRWQRTFAPIPVWDALQEVRALLSTLPEERPLTAEVCAP from the coding sequence ATGCTGGAGCGCCGCATCGTCGTGGCTGTGCCTGCCCGTGACGAGGGCGCAGGCGTCGTGGCGACGTTGCGGGCGCTGGCGGCTCAGGAGGGTGCGCCGCCTTTTCAGACGCTGCTGCTGGTGAACAATTCGCGGGACGACACGGCGGCGCAGGCCCGCGCTTTTGCCCGGCAGATGCCAGGATTTCGGCTGCAAGTGGAGGAAGTGGCCCTGCCTCCCCGCGAGGCCAACGTGGTGGGGGCCCGCCGCGCCGCGCTCGACTGGGCCGCCGCGCTTGCTGGTTCGGACGGCATCATCGTCAGCACCGACGCCGATACCCAGGCCGCTCCCGACTGGCTGGCCGCGCTGGTGCAGCCGCTGTGCGCGAACAGGGCAGTGCAGGCGAGCGCCGGGCGCATCCTCTTGCGGGCGACTGAGCGGGCAGCGCTGCCGGAGCCGGTGCGGCGAACCTACCTGCTCGACACCGGCTACCGGGACGCGGCGTCGCGGCTGCGGGCGCGGGTGCTGCCAGACCCATTTGACCCGGCGCCCCGGCACTGGCAGCACTTTGGGGCGAGTCTCGCGCTGCGCGTGTCGGCTTACCGGGCAGTGGGCGGCGTGCCGCAGGTGCCCTGCCTGGAAGACCTCGCGCTGGTGCGGGCGCTGGCGCGGGCCGACCTGCCACTGCGTCACACGCCCCGTGCGCGGGTGTACACGAGTGCTCGGCTCTGCGGGCGGGTGCCGGTGGGCCTGTCCACCCAGCTCGGCGAGTGGGCGCGTGGCCCGCAGCACTGGCGGGTTCCGGGCGGCGCCGAGGTGTTGCGACTGGCTCAGGCGGAAGCGGCACTGCGCCGGAGCTGGCAGGCCCGCCGGCTGGCTCCGAAGTTGACGGCCCAGTGGTTGACGAGCGAGGCGGCCCTGGGTGCAGCTCTGCACGCCCCGCGCTGGGGCTTGGCTCTTGAACGGGCGCACGAGGTGCGGGAGGCGGAAGGCCGCTGGCAGCGCACCTTTGCCCCCATCCCAGTGTGGGATGCCTTGCAGGAAGTCCGCGCTTTGCTCTCAACTTTGCCGGAGGAACGGCCTCTGACGGCTGAAGTCTGCGCGCCCTGA
- a CDS encoding tetratricopeptide repeat protein, translated as MRSWQADAQEALGQSAEATLLYAEAAHLAAGLNRAVMLQEQAALLLQQGDFEEARQVLERARTLYTGPRPGTDPNDEGLNLATWHYLMAQVRLNLGQPEAAQDDIREAARLEGLSGDPSYGVALVQGQVLSHLGQLEEALEAFGQALARATDPDRPYANHELGVALLDLDRPLEAREKLEEVLLVPDYPFHPEVLADIAECDYRLGRLPEAQLAAEQALNQGAVVPASVVLGNVALDYYHLDDALDHYERVVREAVHGSRDWVLGHQMAADVMAQQGFPDPAAAYAHAQQALEHTPESDDWYVTLQDHLSRAQALMGSAGGRTLN; from the coding sequence CTGCGTTCCTGGCAGGCCGACGCGCAAGAAGCCCTGGGCCAGAGTGCCGAGGCGACGCTGCTCTACGCCGAGGCCGCGCACCTCGCCGCCGGGCTTAACCGCGCCGTGATGCTTCAGGAACAGGCCGCGCTGCTGCTGCAACAGGGCGATTTCGAGGAAGCCCGGCAGGTGCTGGAGCGGGCGCGGACGCTATATACCGGGCCGCGTCCGGGCACCGACCCCAACGACGAGGGCCTCAACCTCGCCACCTGGCATTACCTGATGGCGCAGGTGCGGCTCAACCTCGGTCAGCCCGAAGCCGCGCAGGACGACATCCGCGAGGCCGCCCGCCTGGAAGGGCTCTCCGGCGACCCGAGCTACGGCGTGGCGCTCGTGCAGGGGCAGGTGCTAAGTCACCTGGGACAACTCGAAGAGGCACTGGAAGCGTTCGGACAAGCCCTCGCCCGCGCCACCGACCCCGACCGGCCCTACGCCAACCATGAACTCGGGGTGGCGTTGCTCGACCTCGACCGCCCCCTTGAAGCCCGCGAGAAGCTCGAGGAAGTGCTGCTCGTTCCCGACTATCCTTTTCACCCCGAGGTGCTCGCCGACATCGCCGAGTGCGACTACCGCCTGGGCCGCTTGCCCGAAGCGCAGCTCGCCGCCGAACAGGCCCTCAACCAGGGCGCGGTGGTGCCGGCGAGCGTGGTGCTGGGCAACGTGGCGCTCGACTACTACCACCTCGACGACGCCCTCGACCACTACGAGCGGGTCGTGCGTGAGGCCGTCCACGGCAGCCGCGACTGGGTGCTGGGACACCAGATGGCCGCCGACGTGATGGCGCAGCAGGGCTTTCCCGACCCCGCCGCTGCCTACGCCCACGCGCAGCAGGCGCTGGAGCACACGCCGGAAAGTGACGACTGGTATGTAACGCTTCAGGACCACCTCAGCCGGGCGCAGGCGTTGATGGGGAGTGCGGGGGGGCGGACGCTGAACTGA